The window GTCGGCGCCGGAAACAATTCATTGGCGCGGCTGGTGGCCAGGAAAATTCCGAGCGGCAGGCCGAACAGCGTTCCGAACACGCCGGCCAGCGCCACCATGGTGAGGGTATCGAGTGTCGACCAGGCGATCAACTGCAAGAGTTCAGGCGTCATAGCCGAGATGCTCCACGGTGTTGCGGCTCGCGGTCAATTCGCCGATCAGTTTGCCGAGCAGATCCGGATCGGCTGCGACCGAGACGATCAGCGTGCCAAACGGATGCCCGGCGACGGTCTCGACCTGGCCGTGCAGGATATTGAAATCGACGCCGTAGCCGCGCGTCAGCCGCGACAGCACCGGTTGATCGGCATCGGCGCCGGTGAAGGCGATGCGCAGCACTGCGCTGCGCCCGGGCTGATAGTCAGGCTTCAGCTTGTCGCGCAGCCAGTCCGGCACATTGCCGCCGGTGACCGAACCGACGAACTTCTTCGTGGTCTCGTGGCGCGGGTTGGCGAAGATCTCGTAGGTGGTGCCCTGCTCGACGATGCGGCCGCCTTCCATCACGGCGACGCGATCGGCGAGCTTTTTCACCACCGACATTTCGTGTGTGATGAACAGGATAGTCAGATTGAGTTCGGCATTGATCTGCTTCAGCAGCGTCAGGATCTGGCTGGTGGTTTCCGGATCGAGCGCCGAAGTGGCTTCATCGGACAGCAGCACTTTTGGCTTGGTGGCGAGCGCACGCGCGATGCCGACGCGCTGCTTCTGGCCGCCGGACAATTCAGCCGGGTAGCGATCGCGCTTGTCGGAGAGTCCCACCATCGCCAGCAGCGGCTCGACGATCCCCGGAATGTCCTTGCGGGCGGTGCCGGCGATTTCCAGAGGCAGCGCGATGTTGTCGAAGGCGGTGCGCGACGACAGCAGATTGAAATGCTGGAAGATCATGCCGATCGAACGGCGCGCCTGCCGCAGGGCGCGCTCATCGAGCGCGCCGATGTCGAGGCCATCGACGTGGACATGGCCTGTGGTCGGCTGCTCCAGCCCGTTGATCAGCCGGATAAGAGTCGACTTGCCTGCGCCGCTCTTGCCGATCACGCCGACGATGGCGCCTTCGGGGACCTTGAGGTCAATGTTATCGACTGCGACAACCTCAGCGGATTCGCTGCGCGACGGGAAAATCTTGCTGACGCCATCGAAGGAAATGATGGCACGCCCCTGCGGATCGATGGATGGCACGGGCGCTCCGGTCGGCTTGGGCACGGGAGCGTTCATAGGATGATATTTCTGCGCAGATGTGAAGAACGGGGCCGGCCTGCGTCGAGGCCGGCGCCGCGAGGGGCAACCTACTGATTTTGCCGGACATTTCAACCGCACTGCACAAAAGAAGAAATTCATGCGCTGGCGGCGCCCTGGAGGGGACAAGAGCACCGAAAGAGGCGGTATTGCAGCGTTAATCGCCTCCCGCCGGGCTCGTTACCATCTCCGCCTTCGAGGCGATCAGCGCACGAACGCGGTCGGCATCGGAACTCGTCGCGGGGTTGTAGACGGTCATGCTGAGGTCGGGGCGACCATCGACGGCGAAGGCCGAGTATTCCATCGCGATCGGACCCAGCACGGGATGCCGGAGATTCTTCACCCCCTCGCCGTGCGCATGCACGTCGTTGTCGCGCCACAGCGCTTCGAATTCCGGGCTGAGCTTGCAGAGCTCGTCCACGAGCTGGCTGACTTCGGACACGGCGCCGGCACGCGCCGCATCGGCCCGGAATGCGCCGACCACGAAACGGGTCACGCTTTCCCAATCCTGCTGCGCGGCGCGGACCCGCGGATTGCCGAACATGAGGCGCAAGATATTACGCTGCTCCGGCGGCAGCGCGCCGTAGTCAGTCAACACCACCGCCGCCGCGCGATTCCATGCGACGACGTCCCAGGTGGCTGTCCTGATCAAAGCGGGGCTGACCTCGAACGCATCGAGCAGGCGCTGCAGACGCGGCGTGACGCCTTCGGCGGGCTTGTAACGAACCTCGGGTGGGTGCCCCAGCGCCAGCATGAACATGTGCTGGCGTTCGGGCTCGGTCAGCATCAAACCGGCGGCGATCCGGTTCAACACATCCGCCGAGGGCGCGCCGCCCCGTCCCTGTTCGAGCCACGTGTACCAGGTGGGGCTGATGTTGGAGCGCTGGGCGACCTCCTCCCGGCGCAGCCCCGG is drawn from Nitrobacteraceae bacterium AZCC 2146 and contains these coding sequences:
- a CDS encoding D-methionine transport system ATP-binding protein (product_source=KO:K02071; cath_funfam=3.30.70.260,3.40.50.300; cog=COG1135; ko=KO:K02071; pfam=PF00005,PF09383; smart=SM00382,SM00930; superfamily=52540,55021), with protein sequence MPSIDPQGRAIISFDGVSKIFPSRSESAEVVAVDNIDLKVPEGAIVGVIGKSGAGKSTLIRLINGLEQPTTGHVHVDGLDIGALDERALRQARRSIGMIFQHFNLLSSRTAFDNIALPLEIAGTARKDIPGIVEPLLAMVGLSDKRDRYPAELSGGQKQRVGIARALATKPKVLLSDEATSALDPETTSQILTLLKQINAELNLTILFITHEMSVVKKLADRVAVMEGGRIVEQGTTYEIFANPRHETTKKFVGSVTGGNVPDWLRDKLKPDYQPGRSAVLRIAFTGADADQPVLSRLTRGYGVDFNILHGQVETVAGHPFGTLIVSVAADPDLLGKLIGELTASRNTVEHLGYDA
- a CDS encoding transcriptional regulator with XRE-family HTH domain (product_source=COG1396; cog=COG1396; pfam=PF13560,PF17765; smart=SM00530; superfamily=47413), which gives rise to MTNRIAMPTDHNLLGNYLKDRRSRLDPAAFGFPAGRRRTPGLRREEVAQRSNISPTWYTWLEQGRGGAPSADVLNRIAAGLMLTEPERQHMFMLALGHPPEVRYKPAEGVTPRLQRLLDAFEVSPALIRTATWDVVAWNRAAAVVLTDYGALPPEQRNILRLMFGNPRVRAAQQDWESVTRFVVGAFRADAARAGAVSEVSQLVDELCKLSPEFEALWRDNDVHAHGEGVKNLRHPVLGPIAMEYSAFAVDGRPDLSMTVYNPATSSDADRVRALIASKAEMVTSPAGGD